The Streptomyces collinus DNA segment GCCGAACTCGTTTACGACAGGCCGCTGTCGATGGCGTTCGCCAGCTCTCCGTTCGCGGTGTCTCCGCTGAACTCCCAGAAGAACGCGCCGCCGAGGCCTTGGCTCTTGGCCCAGCTCATCTTCCCGGCGATGGTGGCCGGGGTGTCGTACGACCACCAGTTGCTGCCGCAGTGCGCGTACGCCGTGCCGGCGATGGTGCCGGTGGCCGGGCAGGAGTTCTTCAGGATCTTGTAGTCCTCGATGCCCGCCTCGTACGTGCCCGGAGCGGCACCGGTCGCCGATCCGCCCGGGGCGGACTGGGTGACGCCGGTCCAGCCGCGGCCGTAGAAGCCGATGCCGAGCAGGAGCTTCTTCGCGGGGACGCCCTTGGCCTTCAGCTTGGCGATCGCGTCGGCCGAGTTGAAGCCCGCCTGCGGGATCCCCGGGTAGGACGTGAGCGGGGAGTGCGGGGCGGTCGGGCCGTCCTTGTCGAAGGCGCCGAAGTAGTCGTACGTCATCACGTTGTACCAGTCGAGGTGCTGGGCGGCGCCGCCGTAGTCGGCCGCGTCGATCTTGCCGCCGGAGGAGCCGTCGGCGGTGATGGCCGCGGTGACCAGGTAGTTCTGGCCGAACTCGGTGCGCAGCGCCGACATCAGGTTCTTGAAGGCGGCGGGGCCGGAGGTGTCGCAGGTCAGGCCGCAGGCGTTCGGGTACTCCCAGTCGATGTCGATGCCGTCGAAGACATCGGCCCAGCGCGGGTCCTCGACGACGGCCTTGCAGGACTTGGCGAACGCGGCCGCGTTCTGCGCCGCCTGGCCGAAGCCGCCGGAGTAGGTCCAGCCGCCGAAGGAGTACAGCACCTTGATGTGCGGGTACTTGGCCTTCAGCTGGCGCAGCTGGTTGAAGTTGCCGCGCAGCGGCTGGTCCCAGGTGTCGGCGGTGCCGCTGACGGACTGGTCGGCCGTGTAGGCCTTGTCGTAGGCGGCGTAGGTGTCGTCGACGGTGCACTGGCCGTTCTTGACGTTGCCGAAGGCGTAGTTGATGTGGGTGATCTTCGACGCCGAGCCCGAGGTCACCAGGTTCTTGACGTGGTAGTTGCGGCCGTAGACGCCCCACTCGGTGAAGTAGCCGAGCTTGACCTTGTCGCCGGTGGGCGGCTCGGTCGTGCCGCCGGTGGTGCGGACCCGGACGGCTCCGCTGACCGGGCCTGTCTGGTCGGCGGTGTCACGGGCCTGGACGGAGTAGGAGTAGTCGGTGCCCGCGGTGAGGCCGGTGTTGGTGTACGAGGTGCCCGTCACGGTGGCGACCTTCGATCCGTCGCGCAGGACGTCGTAGTTCTTGACGCCCTTGTCGTCGGTGGCGGCGGACCAGGACAGCTTCACCGAGGTGTTGGTGATGTCCGAGGCGGTCGGGGTGCCGGGGGCGCTCGGCGCGCGGTCGCCGGGTTCCGTGGTGCCGCCGTCGCAGCTGCCGCCGTTGAGCTTGCAGTTGGCGGGGGAGCCGGAGCCGCTGCCGTTGAAGCCGAAGGTGACGGAGGCGCCGGGGGCGAGGGTGCCGTTCCAGGACTTGTTCTTCGCGGTCCAGTGGGTGCCGGAGGAGGTGACGTCGGCGTCCCAGGAGGAGGTGACGGACGTACCGGAGGGGAAGTCCCATTCGACGGTCCAGGAGCTGAGCGCCGTGGTACCGGTGTTCTTCACCGTCCACTTGCCCTCGAAGCCGGAGCCCCAGTCCTGGGTCTTGGCGTAGGAAGCGGTGGCGGACGTCGCGGCCTGGGCCGGGCTCGCCAGGCCGACGAGGCCGGCCAGCGGGAGCAACAGCGTCGCGAACCCTGCCGCGGCTCTGTGTCTGAAGCGCATGCTGCGCCTCCTTGATGGAGTTGTGGGGGGCGTGACTGAGCCTCACGCCCACTCATGGTGCGGTGAGAATAGAAAGGTCTGGACCACCGGTCAATAGGTCTGGACCACCAGCACCGAACGCGGCTCAGACACCCAACTCCTGGGCCAGCACGGCGGCTTGCACCCGGCTCCGCAGCTCCAGCTTCCCCAGCAGCCTGCTGACGTGGGTCTTCACGGTCGCCTCGGCCATGTCGAGCCGCTCGGCGATGCCCGCGTTGGACAGACCCTGGCCGAGGCAGGACAGCACCTCGCGCTCCCGCCGGGTCAGCTGTTCGAGCACCGCCGGATCGGCCCCGGGCTCCCGGGCGGGCTTCGCGGCGAACTCCGCGATCAGCCGCCGCGTGACCGCCGGGGCGATCATCCCCTCCCCGCGCGCGACCGTCCGCACGGCCTCCAGCAGCTCCGCCGCCTCGGTGTTCTTCAGCAGGAAGCCGGACGCGCCCGCCCGCAGCGCCCCGAAGACGTACTCGTCGAGGTCGAAGGTGGTCAGCACCAGCACGTCGGCGAGCCGCTCCGCGACGACCTGCCGGGTCGCCGACACCCCGTCCAGCCGCGGCATCTGAACGTCCATCAGCACCAGGTCCGGCCGCAGCTCACGGGCCAGCGCCACCGCCTGCTCGCCGTCCGCCGCCTCGCCGACCACCTCGATGTCGGCCGCGCTGCGCAGGATCAGGACGAGCCCGGCGCGCACGGCGGACTGGTCCTCGGCAACCAGGACGCGGATCATGCGGTGTCTCCTTCGAGGCTGTGGCTGACGGGGAGGGTGGCGCGCACCACCCAGATCTTGCCCTCGGACGAGTCCTCGGGGGCGGCTTCGAACGTGCCGTCCAGCAGGGCCACGCGCTCTCTCATGCCGACCAGACCCGCGCCGAAGCCGGGGGCGCGCGGGGCGTCCCGGTCCCCGTAGGGGCTGGTCACGCTCACGACGAGGGAGCCGTCCCGCCGGGCGAGACACACGGTGACCCGGCCCGGGGCGGCGTGCTTGAGCGCGTTGGTCAGCGACTCCTGCACGATGCGGTAGGCGGCGAGCTCGACGGGGGCGGGCACCTCGC contains these protein-coding regions:
- a CDS encoding response regulator gives rise to the protein MIRVLVAEDQSAVRAGLVLILRSAADIEVVGEAADGEQAVALARELRPDLVLMDVQMPRLDGVSATRQVVAERLADVLVLTTFDLDEYVFGALRAGASGFLLKNTEAAELLEAVRTVARGEGMIAPAVTRRLIAEFAAKPAREPGADPAVLEQLTRREREVLSCLGQGLSNAGIAERLDMAEATVKTHVSRLLGKLELRSRVQAAVLAQELGV
- a CDS encoding glycoside hydrolase family 18 chitinase, which encodes MRFRHRAAAGFATLLLPLAGLVGLASPAQAATSATASYAKTQDWGSGFEGKWTVKNTGTTALSSWTVEWDFPSGTSVTSSWDADVTSSGTHWTAKNKSWNGTLAPGASVTFGFNGSGSGSPANCKLNGGSCDGGTTEPGDRAPSAPGTPTASDITNTSVKLSWSAATDDKGVKNYDVLRDGSKVATVTGTSYTNTGLTAGTDYSYSVQARDTADQTGPVSGAVRVRTTGGTTEPPTGDKVKLGYFTEWGVYGRNYHVKNLVTSGSASKITHINYAFGNVKNGQCTVDDTYAAYDKAYTADQSVSGTADTWDQPLRGNFNQLRQLKAKYPHIKVLYSFGGWTYSGGFGQAAQNAAAFAKSCKAVVEDPRWADVFDGIDIDWEYPNACGLTCDTSGPAAFKNLMSALRTEFGQNYLVTAAITADGSSGGKIDAADYGGAAQHLDWYNVMTYDYFGAFDKDGPTAPHSPLTSYPGIPQAGFNSADAIAKLKAKGVPAKKLLLGIGFYGRGWTGVTQSAPGGSATGAAPGTYEAGIEDYKILKNSCPATGTIAGTAYAHCGSNWWSYDTPATIAGKMSWAKSQGLGGAFFWEFSGDTANGELANAIDSGLS